Within the Pseudomonas guangdongensis genome, the region CGCTGCGAGCCATAAAACGCAAGCCCAAGCCGGGATGACCAAGGCTGTTCGACCGCCCGAAATACCGGCAGCGCGACATCATCGAGCGGATGTTCGGCTAGCTGAAGGAGATCCGCCGAATTAATCGCCCCGAATCCCCACTAAGTGCGGAAAGTGACTTGGCTAAACGCTTACGCCAAGGAGGTTCAGAAAGAGTAAGCCAGCTGTGTCCAAATGCGGGGTTGGCGCTCTATGTCGTTCTGCGCCGGATGGTCGCCGACTTTCCAGCCTGCCAGCGCGCTGAGGTTCCAGGTGCGATCCGACCATCCCGCCCCAAAGCCTGACGCGGAGAGACGACGGGGCGAGGTGTCGGTGGTCCAGCTAGGTGTATTGAGGCGCGCGACGCCGTGATCGGCGAATGCGACCAGTCGCCAGGTAGTGGTCAGGGCGTAGCGCAGTTCGACGCTGGCTAGCCAGCCCTTGTCGCCGAATGCTGCGGTCTGATGCATGGCGCGCGCACCGAACACACCGCCGACATAGAGTTTTTCCGAGTCGTCCAGATTGTCATCGCTCCACTGGCCCTGGGCGCGAACGTACAGGGCCAGGCGCCCTCCCAGTTGCTGCAGGCGCGCAAGGTCGGCGCGCAGCACACTGAAACGGCCCGCATCGGCCTTGCCCACTAGCGAATAGGGCGAGCCATCGATATTCAGGCTGCCCTCGCTCCAGCGCAGTGAAAGGCTAGTCTCGGCTCCGTTCAGCAAGTCGTCTCGGACAGTGCCGGAGAGGCCGTAGCTGAGCACGCGGGATCGTTTTTCACTGTGTACGCCGAGCAGTCCAATTTCATCCTGCAGGCGTTTGTCGTCGAACTGCAGCCGGGCTTTGAGGTTGAACACCTCGTATTGAAGGAGCGGTTGGATGATGAATGCACTGGCAGTGCGGGTCTTGCCCTTGGCGGCAAGTATTTCGAGCTCATCGCCCAGCTCGTAGGACAGGTCCGAGAGGATAACGCCCAGTCGGCTCGACCAGGGGCCGACGTCCAGATGATAGGCAGCCCAGTGGTAATGACCTTCCTCGGCCGAGCCCATGCTGCGCAGACTCAGCAGGTCGTTCTGGTCAAGCAGGCCATGCAGGTTGATGGCGCTAGAGAATCGGGCTTGGTCGTCATGGCCGCCGAAGTTGTCCACTGCCAGGCCACCACTGATGAACGGCATCGCACTCAGATCATCGGGCGGATCATAGGTGGTGTTGCCCAGCGTCAGGCTGCTGCGCGATGGCAGGTCGGGGATTTCCTGAAAGGGCAGCAACTGCGCCGCTGCGTTGGCTAGGCAGGAACCTGCAAGTGCAGACAATGCGAACAACAGGCGACAAGCCAATCGCATACAAGGCATACCTGGGTAATCGTCGGGACAGGCTCGGGGTATACGAGCGCACAGTGGCGAGGCAGGGTATGGTTTCAGGTTCTTGCTTTGCAAGCCAAACGGGCCGATACCTGGCGCAGGCCATTGTCGGATGGACAGCGCTCTTCTTGTCCACCATTGCGAGCGTGCAGTGGTGGACGGGTAAAGTGCCGTCCACCCTGCAGGAAGCCGCCCCGAATGCGGGTCAACCGATGCTTAGAAAAACCGTACCATCTGCGCCCACACCCTTGGGCTACGCTCGACGTCGCTTTGCGCGTCGTCATTACCTAGCTTCCAGGCGGCTACAGTGTTGATCTGCCAGCCGTATGCGGCCCACCGGGCGCCGACGCCGGTACCCGACAGGCTGCGGTGGTTCTCGCCACTGCTCCAGGTGTCCTTGTTTAGCCGTACCTGCCCATGGTCGATGAAGGTGCTCAGCTGCCAGGCATCGCTCAGCGCGTAGCGAAGTTCGAGGTTGGCCAGCCAGCCCTGGTCGCCGGATGCCTCACCCTGGGGGTAGGCGCGCACACCATAGGCACCGCCGAGGCTGATTTTCTCCGAGCTATCCAGGTTGCCGTCGGCCCACTGGCCCTGCAGTTGGCCGTACAGGCTGAAACGCTCGCTCAGGCGCTGCAGGCGCACCAGGCTCGGGTTGAGCTTATGGAAGCGGCCCTGGGTGCCCGCAGTCAGATCGTCGATGGCCTGGTTGAGTTCGCCATCGATGTTCAGGCTACCCTGACTCCAGGACAGGGCGAAGCTGTTCACGCCACCGCCGAACAGGTCGTCGCGGCTGTTGCCGGTGAGGCTGGCGATGACCATGCGCGAGCGCTTGTCGCTCTTGCTGTCGAACAGGTCGATGTCATCCTTCAGG harbors:
- a CDS encoding ShlB/FhaC/HecB family hemolysin secretion/activation protein, which produces MRLACRLLFALSALAGSCLANAAAQLLPFQEIPDLPSRSSLTLGNTTYDPPDDLSAMPFISGGLAVDNFGGHDDQARFSSAINLHGLLDQNDLLSLRSMGSAEEGHYHWAAYHLDVGPWSSRLGVILSDLSYELGDELEILAAKGKTRTASAFIIQPLLQYEVFNLKARLQFDDKRLQDEIGLLGVHSEKRSRVLSYGLSGTVRDDLLNGAETSLSLRWSEGSLNIDGSPYSLVGKADAGRFSVLRADLARLQQLGGRLALYVRAQGQWSDDNLDDSEKLYVGGVFGARAMHQTAAFGDKGWLASVELRYALTTTWRLVAFADHGVARLNTPSWTTDTSPRRLSASGFGAGWSDRTWNLSALAGWKVGDHPAQNDIERQPRIWTQLAYSF